The Triticum dicoccoides isolate Atlit2015 ecotype Zavitan chromosome 6A, WEW_v2.0, whole genome shotgun sequence genome has a window encoding:
- the LOC119318406 gene encoding uncharacterized protein LOC119318406, whose product MAGACAVAAPSRATVSGPGAAPPPGRGSRVSCRRSARRRAGGRARVSRDTNGAEAEPDSKGPIPQDDSGYLLTLGLGSIGGAAAVKYGSVLLPDITRPNIVEALLMVSLPMAAAVLILLKLSSTSTQD is encoded by the exons ATGGCGGGTGCGTGCGCGGTGGCCGCGCCATCCCGGGCCACCGTCTCCGGCCCCGGCGCAGCCCCGCCGCCGGGGCGCGGCTCCCGCGTGAGCTGCCGGCGCTCGGCGAGGAGACGCGCCGGCGGTCGCGCTCGCGTGTCCCGCGACACCAACGGCGCCGAGGCTGAGCCGGACAGCAAGGGTCCAATCCCGCAG GATGACTCCGGCTACCTGCTGACGCTGGGGCTCGGGTCcatcggcggcgcggcggccgtgaAGTACGGCAGCGTGCTGCTCCCCGATATCACGCGGCCCAACATCGTCGAGGCGCTGCTCATGGTCTCCCTGCCCATGGCGGCCGCCGTCCTCATCTTGCTCAAGCTCAGCTCCACTTCCACACAGGACTAG